Proteins encoded by one window of Rhodamnia argentea isolate NSW1041297 chromosome 6, ASM2092103v1, whole genome shotgun sequence:
- the LOC115746037 gene encoding probable serine/threonine-protein kinase PBL9 produces the protein MGICLSARIKAESPYHTGTNTKSIGTSENDLSSNGSKGSSVSVPPTLRSEGEILQSSNVKNFSYADVRMATRNFRPDSVLGEGGFGSVFKGWIDENSFAAAKPGTGMVIAVKRLNQESFQGHREWLAEVNYLGQLYHPHLVRLIGYCLEDEHRLLVYEFMPRGSLENHLFRRGSYFQPLSWNLRLKVALGAAKGLAFLHSAQAKVIYRDFKTSNILLDSSYNAKLSDFGLAKDGPTGDKSHVSTRVMGTYGYAAPEYLATGHLTARSDVYSFGVVLLEMLSGRRAVDKNRPSGEHNLVEWAKPYLSNKRRVFRVLDNRLQGQYIMEEAHKTATLALRCLSMDAKFRPSMDEVVTALEQLQDSKVSENAGISRPSSGQRIRRRSADDVSARTRAVAYPRPSASPLYA, from the exons ATGGGGATTTGCTTGAGCGCTCGCATCAAGGCTGAGAGCCCATATCACACAG GGACAAATACAAAAAGCATTGGCACTAGCGAGAATGATCTGAGCAGCAATGGGAGCAAGGGTTCATCAGTTTCGGTGCCTCCAACTCTGAGGAGTGAGGGTGAGATTTTGCAGTCGTCAAATGTGAAGAATTTTAGCTATGCCGACGTCAGAATGGCTACTAGGAACTTCCGTCCAGATAGTGTTCTGGGGGAAGGTGGTTTTGGCTCGGTTTTCAAAGGGTGGATCGATGAGAATTCTTTTGCTGCGGCAAAACCCGGAACTGGTATGGTCATTGCAGTGAAGAGGCTCAACCAAGAAAGTTTCCAAGGTCATAGAGAGTGGTTG GCAGAAGTTAATTATTTGGGGCAGCTTTATCATCCTCATCTGGTGAGGTTGATTGGGTACTGCTTGGAGGACGAGCATCGACTTCTGGTGTATGAATTTATGCCCCGTGGTAGCCTGGAAAACCATTTATTCAGGA GAGGATCGTACTTCCAACCTTTGTCTTGGAACCTTCGGTTGAAGGTTGCACTTGGTGCTGCAAAGGGGCTAGCCTTTCTTCACAGCGCTCAGGCCAAAGTGATATACCGGGATTTCAAGACTTCTAATATCCTTCTCGATTCG AGTTACAATGCAAAACTTTCTGATTTTGGTTTGGCCAAGGATGGTCCAACCGGTGATAAAAGTCACGTCTCGACCAGAGTCATGGGGACTTATGGATACGCTGCCCCTGAATATCTTGCCACAG GTCATCTAACTGCCAGGAGCGACGTGTATAGCTTTGGGGTGGTCCTGCTAGAGATGTTGTCCGGCAGGAGAGCGGTCGACAAGAACCGTCCATCTGGGGAGCACAACCTTGTGGAATGGGCCAAGCCCTACTTGTCCAACAAACGCAGAGTCTTCCGAGTGCTGGACAATCGCCTTCAGGGCCAGTACATCATGGAAGAGGCCCACAAGACGGCTACGCTAGCTCTGCGATGCCTATCCATGGATGCCAAGTTCAGGCCTAGCATGGACGAGGTGGTCACAGCGCTGGAGCAGCTTCAGGATTCCAAGGTAAGCGAAAATGCTGGTATCAGCAGACCAAGCAGTGGGCAAAGAATTCGCAGACGGAGTGCCGATGATGTGAGCGCTCGAACAAGAGCTGTTGCGTACCCGAGGCCTTCCGCATCCCCTCTTTATGCATAG